The Anastrepha ludens isolate Willacy chromosome 2, idAnaLude1.1, whole genome shotgun sequence DNA window AAGTTTAGACTGGATTACTCTACGGAATATGTGCCAGTTTGTTCTTCTAGGGTTTCTATATGGGGTCAGTTTCTCAAGCTTCAGATTGATATCGAAGAGAATCCAACTAAGGTCCGAAAAGGATTTCTTGCCGGATACTCTCCAATTTGACTGTTCGGGAAATATTATTTGTGCTTAGGGTAACGTCTAAGACCTCTTCCCAGCCTGGAAAATTTATCGAGCTCGGAAAAGTGAAGGTTGGGGTGGTCCCTACGTTGCATATGTCGAGGTTGGTATTTAAAAGgaattcaaaaagtgactcacctctgtcTTTATCTGAGGTGAGTACTGGAACAACGCAAGTATTTATAGGATTGTGTTCAGTGAAaatctggaaaaatattttaaagtgtgGAATAgagaaaaatatggttttttagcTTTTTGCTTTATTGTAAATGCAGGAAATTCAAATACTAATAAGAAATTAGAAAAGACAACAAAAGGTATGAAAACGAGAATGAGTTAAGATGACTGCTGTTTCAGGAAAGGGTGGAGTTCTTCTCGTAAAAAAGAGTTTTCGTTAGACAACATAATTTTTGCTCCTGTTTGAGGAAAGCTTATAGAAAGATATTACGGAGGAGCTCTTctcttaaagaaaaattttcgtTAGACAATACAGCCACAATTTTtgaaccaaacattttttcaaatatattcatgcaacattttgaaaatacggcttttttataacaatatatattttattataagtatgtatgtatattttagaaTCAAAAACAGTTTTGTTGCTTATTGGCCTAagagtcttgtttttttcgtaatcgtcaaactttttactttagTGGTATTGAACAAGTAAAAAAAGCTATTTctaaagacgcgcctagatatgttaaaataaaacatatacaaatttagAATATTTCAGGTTTaactattttcattcaaaatatggctcttaGCTAGTATATTTCAAGAATTCAATATCTAAATGTCCACCATAGACCCAGGTTTTtatgagaattaaaattttcaagactCGCTCACACATTATCGCATTGAGCTCATCAATCTCGATCCGAATGTTGCTTTTCAGCTTTAGAACTGTTGTTGGCTTATTCACATAGACCACGTTTCAAAAAACTTAGTCTGGTCtgtcagtcctttttctatcctcggtTGAACctgtttcttcaaattttttctccaacctttgaattgtcgactcatgcGGACGTTTTTTGCGATATGGTTTTCTTCAAGAtcgacaattttcataaaaagtttaatttaaaattaatgagtACTTTActttaattcataattttaacGTGGTGCTCTATAGTGTAGGTATCCATggttaaaattgtacatctgtcctcttgagaaatgtcaaaaatgACATAAAACAAGGTATGGTCTAGGAATTATTATTCACTACAGACATTTACATAGGTATCACTTTTGAGAGACGCTCTCTCTCGCTTTTATACACattcacacacgcacacaatcTTCTTTACCTAATGCTTACGACTGATTAGAATAGCTTTTATGTCAATACAAACTTCCAGCGCACTCAAAAGCAGCTAATATATATCAATAGCCCTTTAGATTAGTTAATTAATTCAACAATTTAGTACTTCATATACTCCTAGGCTGTTGTAAAAGCGGAAATTTTTCTGCGTATACTCGTACGGGATTCAGGTATTACAGGTTTGGTAAGAGAGCAGCACCTATCGTATGCGAGCTTGGCGAATTGACTGCTTTattgaaaatcaatgtttctttgaacaaataaaaaagtgaaattaaaaaaataataaatttttttttgttttgcgaatAAAGTGCTTTGCTGGtcagtaatttctttttttatgtttgctttTTGTGTTTCCTTCCTCgttttgaattcattttttaatggcGAGTATTTAGTTAgtttgaaattcaaatattattaatgatattgAGCGCAGTTTTTTTAAAAACGTGGTTTTGTTTCTTGGTCGtgttaagtatttttaaaatgtccAGCATGAAAttcctttgtttttgtatttttttgtatgtggCAAGGCTGCTGCTATTAATGTTTACAAGTTGTCGATCTTGGAATTGCTTAGCATTCGTCAAAAAATTGTGAAGTGAAGTTACGGCCTATAACCGTCGAACTCTATatactcaaaattattaatttggtaattttaaattatcacaaaaaaattgaaaagagaaAACAACTACACTTAACAATTCACAAAAATGTTTTGCAGAGTTTAAAGATTTACCAACAAATTGCACAAACTGCCAACAGCTAACGCGCTACGCTCATATCTTCGAAAAATGGCAACAGAGTAAGTGTGATAAATGTTTTTGCATAATAATTTGAACTTTAATATCCAGTACAATTATTAATTCTCATACGCATGCACCTGTATGTTCACATAACACACCACCAGCTCTGGCATTTTAGAGACAGTGGAATTGCAATTGCCGCAAGGCCGCATCCGCGGTGCGAAGCGGGAGACTGTCTATGGCGATACGTATTACAGCTTTGAGGGCATTCCGTATGCACAACCACCTGTTGGAAAATTACGTTTTCGCGCACCTGTACCCTTTGGAAATTGGAAAGAGACGCTTGATGGCACTAAAAGTCCGCCCAAGCCGGTGCAAAAGAatttgaaaactggtcaaatagAGGGTAGCGAAGATTGTCTTTACCTGAATGTGTTCACGAAAAATGTTAGTGTTAGCAAGGAGTACGACAAATTCAAGTGCAGTAATATTTCCCATCATTTTCTTGCTTTGCTTTCATGCGAACAATTTTAGATTAATGTAACTAAGCAAATGCCAGTAATGGTTTGGATTTTTGGTGGCGGTTTTCATTCAGGTCGTGCAGCTCGCGATCATCATGGACCGGATTACCTAATGCGTGAAGATGTTGTGTTTGTGTCCTTGAACTATCGGCTCTCCTCGTTGGGTAAGTTAACGGCTATTGATAGTGGGACTGCGTAAAGGTGTGCCATTTTACTTAGGAAAGTTGAAATTTATTCCACTTTCTTACTGTGTTTTGTTAGTGTTGTCTGTGAATTCATTTCAGCTGTCAAACGCACGCATAGAGATAGGCATTCTATGTAGGATCAGCTTTGCACTTGggataggtggcgcaaaattaagcatccattttttttttaaataattgctttattaaatgtaaaaaaaattatatttacgcGCTTTATTGCTTGTCTGCTTActccagctgtctagttcaaaagtgtcaaatatgattgacgaacgacaacatttgcaaaaagtataaatcttccgataggctgattaattttgcgccaccttgtgtatatttttgttttatatcctTGTTAACTCCTCTCGAGAGCATAGAGCCTCGGCAAGTTTCTTCCATCGTACATGGTTCCGTGCTGTTGTGTTTGCTCCGTCTCaagtgatgtcggcatctgctaactCGCGtcgcatcgaccttctccaactATTCTTTGACCGACCGTGACCTCTGCTTCCTTGCggattccagtccagtgccttttccgtgatgctatctggtggttatCTAAGCGGTTTCCTACCAgttgccactttctgcgtttgatttgccataggatgggcaCTTCATTCGTTGATCACGACAGCGCGTCGTTGgtgatggtgttcggccagaatattctacagataatGAGGAGGCATTTGTTGCCGAAATATTGTAACCTTTGTGTGATTGTGTTCGAAACCAGCCAAGTTTCACTTCCtgaatgagctgaatattcgcagtttagtgcgcctggagatttgcgagctCGCCTATACTGTGTGCATTCGCCGCAACGCCGCACTTGGTTTGTTTAGTctgcatttgacatttttatctGCTCCGCCATCTGCCGTGATattgcagccgaggtagcagaagcttgaAAGAAGCGACAAATTTCCGGTGAAATTTGGATTTTTGGAAGCAAGTTCCCGGACGTGCAACTGATGTGTATTGGCAATATCACACCTATTTATGGTCCTCTTGATTGGCACTATAACCGCTTATGAAATTTTggccgcttatgcgattttctcgtactaaccggctccagttggacacaccaagtaaagctAAGGCCttatccacctgatctttccaacgcagtggaggccttcctcttcctctgctacccccagcaggtaccgcatcgaatactttcagatccgTAGCATTTGCAACAATTCAGACGacgtgacccagccaacgtagccgctgggcCTTTAATCGCTGCACTGTGTTTGGGTTGTCGTAagtcgcctacgatattcgacTTCACCTACgtgcaaaagttcaaaaatcttcTGCCGAATCTTACTCTCAAACAcaccaagggacgcctcatcgaatgttgtcatcgtcgaAGCTTCTGCGTAATACGTTAGAACGGGTGGGCCATCTAGAGTgtgagttttgttcgtcgagagaggactttactactcaattgcctactgaaTCaagagtagcacttgttggctagcgagattcttcgttggatttcaaggctgacattggtatcggtattaatgctggttcctagataaacgaagtctcttacaacctcggaacaataactgtcaacagtgacgtgggcgaTTCACGAGTGCATCGactgatatcaatatcatcagcaAATGCTAGCAATTGCACTTTCTTATAAAAACTCAATCGTTTAGTTCTGCTACTTGCATGAACTTTTGCCGTGTCAGGTTAGAGAAGTCAGATGGCAGCGAGTCACCCAGTCACAGTGAAGTGTAGTTTTCATCAAACGCCACTTTTACTTCTTTTgattagattaagttttttaaatttggtcGTGTGCATACTGAAAGAACTTTTGTGTTGAAAGAcatctaaatataaataaataaaaatttagaattaaaaattgaatctTCAAATTTTCGCTATAGCGAACTTTTAATTCTGAGTCAGCCGGATTGTCTCTGTtagttttgcaataaaaaattccaataaaatattgcaataaaacaaattgatAGCATACAGCACTGGAAATATaatattgcatacatacatacatactccaTACTGATATGATAATAAGCCTATTTATAGCATTTTAGTGATAAAAGTTTTCTGCTGTTGCAGTAACGGCTTAAAAAATTCGccataatttttttgagaatggtgttCAAGTGATTGTTCTTGGTCGGATTTAAGTCCGGGTCGTTCTGGTAACATCGGATTTACTATCGGGGGAACAAGTGGCAAAACATCTAACTattgtttcacaaattttttacaacaCTCATTGCCGTTTATAGTTTGGGCTCAGGCTAATCCACACAAGTTAACAGCAGaagtataaaaaacaaattacatacCACACTTAACGGCcctgatatatttttatatatacatatcatcCTCCGACTTGTGATGtgcgtttttccacaaatggagggacctacagcgcTGATCggcgaacgaaagtgcgcgaagtaaccgAGGCCTTAGGTGTTTCGACcagaacggcaattaatattttacatgataagttggcgatgaaaaaattgtcgaccCGATGGGTGTCGCAATCGCTCACGgtggacaacaagcggatgcggctgttaactttgaAGCAGTGTTTGGTGCGATCTAAGCGAGATCTGAAGGAACTTTCggtttgggatgcgaacggcgtcatcctcatgcattttttaggaaaaggaagaacgatcactggacaatattacagtgagttattgaacCACATTTACAAAAAACTGAAGGAGACACGGTCGCATTTGGCAAAAAAGAAGATGCTGTTTCAGTACCATAACGCACCAATGCATTCaaccggagttgtcgccgccaaactgcatgaatcgCACCCTGAATTGTTGCCGCAACCCCCGTATTCACTCGATCTATTTccatgcgactttttcttgATCCCCAACTTGAAGAAATTgctcgcgggaaaaaaatttggttcaaacaaggaagtcatcgccgagacagaggcgtatttagGAGAGTtcgataaattttattttttggaggtataaaaaatggccggagcgttgggagaagtgtatgtttctaaaagggggaaaaaggggattgaaaaataaataaaattaaaaaaaacggtgTATTCATTTCTAACATGGGTACTTACTGAAGTCGTAGTGTATTGCTGCTCTCATCCCGCCGATAGAATTTAGTCAGAACTTATATTATCCGATAAGTTTTGGGACTTCAACTGATTTACGTCAGTCTGGCTGTACTTTAGACGTTGATCTGTTATTTGCGCCGCTTTCTCTCCCTTATTTACTCCGCAGCGAAAACCTTCAATTGAAGGGTAAGAATTCTTTaattctgttattttttttttgttttttgcctttttgcCCTACTAAATACTTTTGACTATTTactcttttctttatatttaaacAGCTCTTACTTTTCTTGTCCTTTGCTTCCTTTAATTCTAGGTTTCCTAAGCCTAAGTGATCCGAAACTTGATGTGCCCGGCAACGCCGCTCTCAAAGATCAACTGCTCGCCCTTAAGTGGGTAAAGAAGAACATCTACTACTTCAATGGCAATTGCAATAATATCACCGTTTTTGGTGCAAGCGCTGGCGCTGCTTGTGCACACATTTTATCTTTGTCCGATCAGGCACGTGACCTCTTCCAACAGGTGATTTTGATGTCTGGTTGTGCCCTCAACTTTTGGGCTAATATGCAGCAAACAGATATGGCTTACCGTCTGGCGACATATCATGGCTATAAGGGAGCATTCGAAGACCGCGCAATACTTAcgtatttagaaaatttggaTGCAGGAAAATTGGTCGATCATTCACTACTTAATGAGGAAGAAACCCGTAATTTTGACTGTCTGAGCTTTGCACCAACTATTGAACCGTACGAATCCGATCATTGCATACTGCCAACCGATCCATTGAATTTGTTGAAATCAACATGGAGTAATGGCATACCATTTCTAATGGGTGGCACCTCATTTGAGGGATTGCTTATATATCCACGCCTGAAGATGGCTCCGCAATTTATCGATTTAGTTAGACAAGAACCAGAATTAATTTTACCTTCAGAAGTAAGAGATCCGCATAAAAGCGGCCGGAACCAAGCTGAAGGTTCACGCATACTGCAAATGTACTTTGGCAAAAGGAAAGACGCGGTGGTGGCAAAGCAGCTAAAGCAAGATCCCATATTCGATTTGATGCACGTGAGTATAAATGTTAGAGTTGTGTTTCCAATTtctcataaaatatttctttttttttttgttttggtaacaGCTTTGCTCACACAAAATGTTCTGGCACGGCCTACACCGCACAGCACTCGCACGCAGTAAATATGCCACTGCCGCCACGTACCTCTATCGTTTCGATTTCGACTCGCCCACCTTCAACCACCATCGCTTACGTTTTTGCGGCAATGATTGCGTGAATGGTGTGACGCATGGCGACGATCTCTCGTATTTATTTTACCTAACTGAGTCTTGCAAGTTGGAGAAAGATACGCGGG harbors:
- the LOC128871266 gene encoding esterase B1-like, translated to MATDSGILETVELQLPQGRIRGAKRETVYGDTYYSFEGIPYAQPPVGKLRFRAPVPFGNWKETLDGTKSPPKPVQKNLKTGQIEGSEDCLYLNVFTKNINVTKQMPVMVWIFGGGFHSGRAARDHHGPDYLMREDVVFVSLNYRLSSLGFLSLSDPKLDVPGNAALKDQLLALKWVKKNIYYFNGNCNNITVFGASAGAACAHILSLSDQARDLFQQVILMSGCALNFWANMQQTDMAYRLATYHGYKGAFEDRAILTYLENLDAGKLVDHSLLNEEETRNFDCLSFAPTIEPYESDHCILPTDPLNLLKSTWSNGIPFLMGGTSFEGLLIYPRLKMAPQFIDLVRQEPELILPSEVRDPHKSGRNQAEGSRILQMYFGKRKDAVVAKQLKQDPIFDLMHLCSHKMFWHGLHRTALARSKYATAATYLYRFDFDSPTFNHHRLRFCGNDCVNGVTHGDDLSYLFYLTESCKLEKDTREYATIQRMVGIYTSFAKLGNPNCAEIKPNVWLPIEKTKTDVGLNISHEVQVMQVPDAAKLAQWDALYDKQMLYGSVSDTEEEPVKGSSAN